The following proteins are co-located in the Poecile atricapillus isolate bPoeAtr1 chromosome 2, bPoeAtr1.hap1, whole genome shotgun sequence genome:
- the WRNIP1 gene encoding ATPase WRNIP1, protein MEPAEGAEEERLVQCPVCQRQLPGADINAHLDGCLQAGGAEAEPPSKRPRLAAAPPGSQAEGQPEEARPAAASPVFSLFHKGRGGGQSPAAAGGRSGAGRDEAAVQPGHGGAAALCGESLAQKLEGKPLAERLRPNTLGDYVGQERVLGAQTLLRSLLESHEIPSLILWGPPGCGKTTLAHIIANSSKKNGMRFVTLSATSAKTNDVRDVISQAQNEKRLFKRKTILFIDEIHRFNKSQQDTFLPHVECGTVTLIGATTENPSFQVNAALLSRCRVIVLEKLSVEAMEAILMRAVRSLGLQVLGQGDQHGTPATGSSSKSSEFPVYIEEKALNTLAYLCDGDARTGLNGLQLAVQARVAAGRTTPLSTTKGGAADGILVTEEHVKEGLQRSHILYDRAGEEHYNCISALHKSMRGSDENASLYWLARMLEGGEDPLYVARRLVRFASEDIGLADPLALTQAVAAYQGCHFIGMPECEVILAQCVVYFARAPKSIEVYRAYGNVKECLRTHTGPLPPVPLHLRNAPTRLMKNLGYGKGYKYNPMYKEPVEQDYLPEELKGKDFFKERDT, encoded by the exons ATGGAGCCGGCGGAGGGCGCCGAGGAGGAGCGGCTGGTGCAGTGCCCcgtgtgccagcggcagctgcCGGGCGCCGACATCAACGCGCACCTGGACGGCTGCTTGCAGGCCGGCGGGGCCGAGGCCGAGCCCCCCAGCAAGCGGCCGCGCctcgccgccgccccgccgggcaGCCAGGCCGAGGGGCAGCCGGAGGAGGCCCGCCCGGCCGCCGCGTCCCCCGTCTTCTCCCTCTTCCACAAGGGCCGCGGCGGcgggcagagcccggcagcagCCGGCGGGAGGAGCGGCGCGGGGCGCGACGAGGCCGCCGTGCAGCCGGGCCATGGAGGCGCGGCCGCGCTGTGCGGGGAGAGCCTGGCGCAGAAGCTGGAGGGGAAGCCCCTGGCCGAGCGGCTGCGGCCGAACACGCTGGGGGACTACGTGGGGCAGGAGCGGGTGCTGGGGGCGCAGACCCTGCTGCGGTCCCTGTTGGAGTCCCACGAAATCCCCTCCCTCATCCTCTGGGGGCCGCCGGGCTGCGGGAAG ACTACACTGGCACACATCATAgccaacagcagcaaaaagaaTGGCATGAGGTTTGTGACACTGTCAGCCACAAGTGCTAAGACAAATGATGTTCGAGATGTCATCAGCCAAGCCCAGAATGAAAAAAGACTCTTCAAGAGAAAAACTATCCTCTTTATTGATGAGATCCATCGTTTCAATAAATCTCAGCAG GACACTTTCCTTCCTCACGTCGAGTGTGGGACGGTGACCCTGATAGGAGCAACCACAGAAAACCCTTCCTTCCAAGTCAACGCCGCTCTCCTGAGCCGCTGCCGGGTGATCGTCCTGGAGAAGCTCTCGGTTGAAGCGATGGAGGCAATTCTGATGAGGGCTGTCAGGTCCTTAGGGCTCCAGGTTTTGGGCCAGGGTGACCAGCACGGCACCCCTGcgactggcagcagcagcaagagctcGGA ATTCCCCGTGTACATAGAGGAGAAAGCTCTGAACACACTTGCCTATCTTTGCGATGGAGATGCCAGGACTGGGCTGAATGGACTCCAGTTGGCAGTTCAGGCCAGAGTAGCAGCGGGAAGGACCACTCCTTTGAGCACTACCAAAGGTGGTGCTGCAGATGGCATTCTGGTAACAGAAGAGCATGTAAAGGAGGGGCTCCAGCGATCTCACATCCTGTATGACCGAGCTG GAGAAGAACATTACAACTGCATCTCTGCCCTGCACAAGTCCATGAGAGGCTCTGATGAAAATGCCTCTCTTTACTGGCTTGCTCGAATGCTTGAAGGTGGTGAGGATCCACTCTATGTGGCAAGGAGGCTGGTGAGGTTTGCAAGTGAAGATATAG GACTGGCAGATCCTCTGGCTTTAACACAAGCTGTTGCTGCTTATCAAGGCTGTCACTTCATTGGAATGCCAGAATGTGAG GTGATTCTAGCACAGTGTGTAGTGTACTTTGCCAGAGCCCCAAAGTCTATAGAGGTGTACAGGGCATATGGCAACGTCAAGGAATGCCTGAGGACACACACAGGACCGCTGCCCCCTGTTCCTCTGCACCTGAGAAACGCCCCAACAAGGCTCATGAAGAACTTGGGCTATGGAAAAGGCTACAAATACAACCCCATGTACAAGGAACCTGTGGAGCAGGACTATCTACCAGAAGAGTTGAAAGGAAAAGACTTCTTCAAGGAACGAGACACATGA